The following DNA comes from Fervidibacillus albus.
ATTCGTAATGTCATTAGCCTCTCCTCCTTTACAAACAATGTTACGAACAGCCTGGAATAAAAGTTTCAGTTTTTATAAAAAAATTAGCAGGGAATTTATTTTCTTCGCCGAATCAGTTATGTAGGGGGATTTTCAAAAAATTTCATACGACAAGGGGGAAATTTTATGCCGATTTATTACTTGACTGCCTTTCAAAAAAACGGAGAAAAATTATTGGATCAATCGATTGAAGCGAAAAATGCGGAAGAGGCAAAAAAAATAGGGATAAAAATATTGGAAGAAAACAAACTTTCCGACCAAACGTATCGGCTCGTTTCTCCAGAAGGTCAACTACTTTTATTCCACGTTTAAAGAGGCGTTCGTTAAAAGGCCGGATTGAACCTAAATCAATCCGGCTTTTTCGATCCTGCCGAATATTATTTTCATTAATATGCGTACGTAAACAAACCTTTAATTTTCGATAAATACCGAACATTGCTCGCTTCCTTCATTAACGCAGCGGGCATTCCTTTCAAAGCCGTTCCATTGCTTCCGACTGATGCGACCGCATCTTTTCTTCCGAGACTTGCCAACGTTCCGAGATTTACCGGATTGAATGTTTCCATCGTTTTTCCTTCCAAATAAGCAAATAAATTATAGCCGACACAATCTCCCATTTGCCAAGCAAGTTGAGCGGTTGGTGGATAAGGCCGTTCGTCAGGTCCGAATACGACGGCGCTATCCCCTGCAACAAATACATCGGGGTGGGAAGTGGATTGAAGATATTCGTTTACCGTAGCCCTTCCGCGATTAACTTCCAGTCCAGACTCGCCAACTAACGGGTTTCCTTGTACTCCGCCAGTCCATACGAACGTATTCGTAACAATTTTAGTGCCATCCTTCAATTCGACAACATTTCCATCGACTTTCGTGACAAACAAGCCGGTTAAAAATTCCACTCCACGGGCTTCTAAACTTTTCATAGCGCGTTCAATTAAATCATCGGGCAAAACAGGTAATATTTTTGGCAACCCTTCGACAAGCTTCAATTTGATTTCGCTTCGATCTACTCCATATTTTTTCGTCAATTCCGGGAGCAAGTCCGCAATTTCTCCGACGAGTTCTACGCCAGTCAATCCACCGCCTCCGATTAAAATCGTACTATCGGCTTCATTTTTCGTTTTGGCGTATTCGCGAATTCTTTCTTCAATATGGCGATTAATCCGTTTTGCATCGTCTACTGACTTTAACACCATACTATGTTCTGCCAGTCCTGGAATCCCAAAGAAAGCCGTGACACTCCCTAATGCAACAACGAGCGCATCATAAGTTAATGTGGACCCGTCTGACAAATGAATTTGCTTTTTGTCGACGGAAAAGGATTCCACTTCACTAATATTCAAATCGATATCCTTTCCTTTAAATATTTTTTCTAGTGGAAGAGCGATTCGATTTTCGGAGACATTTCCCGCAGCCAATCGGTGAAGTTCAGTAATAATTTGATGGGTAGGATATTTGTTGACAACCGTTACTTTCACCTTTGAACGATCCATATATTTCCGTACGGATAGAGCGGATAAAATCCCACCGTAACCGGCTCCTAAAATGACGATTTGCTTTGACATTTCAATTCCCCCGTTCCTTTATGTATCCTTTATTTTTCTTGTTCAGATACGATTTTTAAATAGGCGTTAATAAAACGAAACATTTTTTGCGCTTGCGGATCTTTGATCAATTTTAACAATCCGAATAAACCGATGACATCCTCGCTTTTTTCGGCCGCTTCCTTCGCTTCGATGATGTTTTGGGCTAGTTGTCGAACCGATTGCTTAGCTGGTTCAACCATATCCTTCATCGCCTCAACCGTTTCACTTTTTAAAACATCATCGGAAGCAAGTGATTGAAACGTATCATAATATCGGGTCAAAACTTGTACGAGTTCATTTAATTTTGGAAGTTGTTCCACTAAAGCGGTTAAAGACTGTTGCACTTCCGGTTTCAAAAGCTGGTCCAACAGTTCACGCTCATCCACAGATCCTTCTTTCGCCTTCACTTGATCTTCCAATACGTTTGACATGGCCAAATCTCCCTTCTCTTTTCTTCTATTTTAACCAATGACAATCCGTGTTCTTCCCCCTATTTTTTGTAACCCCTTTCATCCTTTTTGTATAGAAAGTATAATGTTTTATTAATCACATAAATTGCATGACAACCGGGAAAAGAACCGAACTACATTAAAATAAAAATAATATTTTCAAATCTTATTTTAAACGTTCTTTTAGTAAAAATCAAAAAAATAAAGAACTTTACCTCCGTTCTTTTCCGTGAAATTCGCTTAATTTTTCCAAGAATGGTAACGGTTGTTGTTTTCGAAACAGTTCTTTTACCATGTAATGAATTCCCCGATTATCGTTCGTTCGGGTAACCCAATCGGCAACACCTTTTATTTCATCAGGTGCGTTCCCCATCGCAACGCCTAGGCCCGATGCGACGATGACGTCCAAATCATCCTTTCCACTGCCAATTGCTACCGTCTCTTTTAAAGGAATATTCCAATAATCGGCGATGTAAAGTAAACCGGATAATTTGGAAATATGTTTCGGTAAAATTACCATTTTATTTCCGTACGTCTTCACATCGACTTCGTAAAACATTCCTTCGATCGCCGTTTTTACTTCCTCAGCTTGATATTTTTCGGCAAATTTCGCTTCTACATGGGTCGGATGAATTTGTTCTTCCTTTATGGACCGGCTCAACTTTTCTACAAACCGATATTGATAAACGGATAAACTGTCTGTATCGATAACGGCCCTCGCCATAATTTTTCGGCCTTTCATCGGTTTATTCCCGACGGAAAACGATTCGTGTATAAGACGAATTTCACAAGGAAAGGACTCTAAAAATTGAACGATATCGAACAAAACGGTTTCGCTAATACGTTTCACAAAAATCGCCTGATCGATGGTCGAAGCGATAAACGCCCCGTGATGGGAAACGATTAACGATTGTAATTTCAATGCCTTGGCAATTCGTTTCGCAAAAATAAAATTTCGGCCGGTCAAAAGTGTGACGGTCACACCTTTTTCCTGTACGTAGTCGATCGCTTCCTTCACCGATTTATCGATTTTCCCGTTCGATTGCAAAACCGTTCCGTCAATATTCATCGCAAGCAATCGATATACCATTTTCCTTCCCCCTTTTGCCGTAAATTGTATATCATTACATGACTATGTTGAGAAAAAACGGAATAGAACACGGTCCAAACTATGCAAAATAAAAAATCACCCTACGTATCAGGTGATTTTTCAAACATGCGTTATTTCATTTGGTCATTGTATAATTCTTCCAACGGCTTCATAACAATTTTATTTACTTCGGCAATTAACGTACTCATTCTTTGTTCTGCTTCCAACAATTGGGCAATTAAGTCGTTTTGTTGAATAACAGCGACGACTTGCTGTGCCTTTTGAACTTCTTC
Coding sequences within:
- a CDS encoding YhzD family protein, coding for MPIYYLTAFQKNGEKLLDQSIEAKNAEEAKKIGIKILEENKLSDQTYRLVSPEGQLLLFHV
- a CDS encoding NAD(P)/FAD-dependent oxidoreductase; amino-acid sequence: MSKQIVILGAGYGGILSALSVRKYMDRSKVKVTVVNKYPTHQIITELHRLAAGNVSENRIALPLEKIFKGKDIDLNISEVESFSVDKKQIHLSDGSTLTYDALVVALGSVTAFFGIPGLAEHSMVLKSVDDAKRINRHIEERIREYAKTKNEADSTILIGGGGLTGVELVGEIADLLPELTKKYGVDRSEIKLKLVEGLPKILPVLPDDLIERAMKSLEARGVEFLTGLFVTKVDGNVVELKDGTKIVTNTFVWTGGVQGNPLVGESGLEVNRGRATVNEYLQSTSHPDVFVAGDSAVVFGPDERPYPPTAQLAWQMGDCVGYNLFAYLEGKTMETFNPVNLGTLASLGRKDAVASVGSNGTALKGMPAALMKEASNVRYLSKIKGLFTYAY
- a CDS encoding DUF1641 domain-containing protein, whose protein sequence is MSNVLEDQVKAKEGSVDERELLDQLLKPEVQQSLTALVEQLPKLNELVQVLTRYYDTFQSLASDDVLKSETVEAMKDMVEPAKQSVRQLAQNIIEAKEAAEKSEDVIGLFGLLKLIKDPQAQKMFRFINAYLKIVSEQEK
- a CDS encoding HAD-IIB family hydrolase is translated as MVYRLLAMNIDGTVLQSNGKIDKSVKEAIDYVQEKGVTVTLLTGRNFIFAKRIAKALKLQSLIVSHHGAFIASTIDQAIFVKRISETVLFDIVQFLESFPCEIRLIHESFSVGNKPMKGRKIMARAVIDTDSLSVYQYRFVEKLSRSIKEEQIHPTHVEAKFAEKYQAEEVKTAIEGMFYEVDVKTYGNKMVILPKHISKLSGLLYIADYWNIPLKETVAIGSGKDDLDVIVASGLGVAMGNAPDEIKGVADWVTRTNDNRGIHYMVKELFRKQQPLPFLEKLSEFHGKERR